Proteins encoded by one window of Akkermansia muciniphila ATCC BAA-835:
- the hypD gene encoding hydrogenase formation protein HypD: MQEEVRQLIEELRHAVTRPWAVMEVCGGQTHAIASLGLEELLPPGLRLIHGPGCPVCVTAVELIDQAVELSLRPGVVLCSYGDMMRVPGSRGDLFSAKAGGGNVFLMYSPLEAVAYAGSHPDTEVVFFAVGFETTAPATALALQQARMLGYANFSVLCAHVLVPPALEWLMDQDEGRPDAFLAPGHVCAVTGEMDYVRLAARYRTPMVVTGFEAPDLLRGILMCVRQLEAGEYVVRNAYGRYVKPGGNRAAQERMNEVFEPEDRRWRGLGLIPGGGMRLRREWNDMDAVLRFECGKGRPGADEASGCLAGQVLRGLIRPGECPFFGSSCTPLAPLGAPMVSGEGACAAYYHYKRS; this comes from the coding sequence ATGCAGGAGGAAGTTCGGCAGCTGATTGAAGAATTGCGCCACGCTGTGACGCGTCCGTGGGCGGTAATGGAGGTATGCGGAGGCCAGACGCATGCGATTGCTTCTCTGGGGCTGGAGGAGTTGCTGCCTCCCGGCCTGCGCCTGATTCATGGCCCCGGCTGTCCGGTCTGCGTTACGGCGGTGGAGTTGATTGACCAGGCCGTGGAATTAAGCCTGAGGCCCGGCGTGGTTTTGTGCAGCTACGGGGATATGATGCGGGTGCCGGGCTCCCGCGGGGATTTGTTTTCCGCCAAGGCCGGGGGAGGGAACGTGTTTTTGATGTATTCTCCGCTGGAAGCGGTCGCTTATGCCGGAAGCCATCCGGATACGGAAGTGGTGTTTTTCGCCGTAGGTTTTGAGACGACGGCCCCGGCTACGGCTCTTGCCCTGCAGCAGGCCCGCATGCTGGGGTATGCCAATTTTTCCGTTCTCTGCGCCCATGTGCTGGTCCCCCCGGCTCTGGAATGGCTGATGGACCAGGATGAGGGAAGGCCGGACGCTTTTTTGGCTCCCGGCCATGTCTGCGCCGTCACGGGGGAAATGGATTACGTGCGTTTGGCCGCCCGTTACCGGACGCCCATGGTGGTGACGGGGTTTGAGGCTCCGGACCTGCTCCGCGGCATTCTGATGTGCGTCCGCCAGCTGGAAGCCGGGGAATATGTAGTGCGGAATGCGTACGGACGTTATGTGAAGCCCGGAGGGAACAGGGCGGCACAGGAAAGAATGAATGAAGTTTTTGAGCCGGAAGACCGCCGTTGGCGCGGTCTGGGGCTGATTCCCGGCGGCGGCATGAGGCTGCGCCGTGAGTGGAATGACATGGATGCCGTTCTGCGTTTTGAATGCGGAAAGGGGAGGCCGGGAGCAGATGAAGCTTCCGGATGCCTGGCCGGGCAGGTGCTGAGGGGGCTGATTCGTCCTGGAGAATGCCCTTTTTTCGGATCGTCCTGCACGCCGCTGGCCCCGCTGGGGGCTCCCATGGTGTCCGGGGAAGGGGCTTGCGCCGCTTATTATCATTATAAAAGAAGTTGA
- the hypE gene encoding hydrogenase expression/formation protein HypE, with the protein MFECPVPEPVSDRIQMAHGGGGRLMNELIRSVFLSAFGCPSGGVQNDAAVLEIPPGRLAMTTDSFVVQPLEFPGGSIGSLAVHGTVNDLAMSGAEPLYLTAGFILEEGLPLEVLARVAQDMAAAARAAGVRIVTGDTKVVERGKGDGIYINTAGVGIVRHGLEISPSSVRPGDSVLLSGDLGRHGMTIMSLRAGLSFGDGLESDSAPLHESVAAVIRAGIPVHCLRDVTRGGLTATLSEIAESAGLTVKLNEMSIPVREDVRAACGLLGLDPLQVACEGRYLAVLPREHEEEALNLMRGCGVSAGACVIGRVEELGTAPLLMTGLLGVERVLTMPSGMQLPRIC; encoded by the coding sequence ATGTTTGAGTGTCCTGTTCCGGAGCCTGTTTCCGACCGTATCCAGATGGCTCATGGCGGCGGAGGCCGCTTGATGAATGAGCTGATCCGTTCCGTGTTTCTGAGCGCCTTCGGGTGCCCTTCCGGAGGCGTGCAGAATGACGCCGCCGTATTGGAGATTCCTCCGGGGAGGCTGGCGATGACGACGGACAGCTTTGTGGTGCAGCCTTTGGAGTTTCCCGGCGGCTCCATCGGTTCACTGGCGGTGCACGGAACGGTGAATGATCTCGCCATGAGCGGCGCGGAGCCGTTGTATTTGACGGCGGGCTTTATTCTGGAAGAAGGGCTTCCGCTGGAAGTTCTGGCCCGCGTGGCACAAGATATGGCTGCCGCGGCCCGTGCGGCGGGCGTCCGTATTGTGACGGGGGATACAAAAGTGGTGGAGCGCGGAAAGGGGGACGGCATTTACATTAATACTGCCGGGGTTGGCATCGTGCGCCATGGGTTGGAGATCAGCCCTTCTTCCGTTCGTCCGGGGGATTCCGTGCTGCTCAGCGGGGATTTGGGGAGGCACGGCATGACGATTATGAGCCTGCGCGCCGGGCTGTCTTTCGGAGACGGCCTGGAAAGTGATTCCGCTCCGTTGCATGAATCCGTGGCCGCCGTCATTCGTGCCGGCATTCCCGTGCATTGCCTGCGTGACGTGACCCGCGGCGGGTTGACCGCCACTCTTTCGGAGATTGCGGAATCTGCTGGCCTGACAGTGAAGCTGAATGAAATGTCCATTCCCGTGCGTGAGGATGTCAGGGCGGCGTGCGGGCTGTTGGGGCTGGACCCTCTTCAAGTGGCCTGTGAGGGACGTTATCTGGCTGTTCTTCCACGGGAGCATGAGGAAGAGGCCCTGAACCTGATGCGCGGCTGCGGCGTATCTGCCGGAGCCTGCGTCATAGGCCGGGTGGAGGAATTGGGGACGGCGCCCCTGCTGATGACGGGACTTCTTGGAGTGGAGCGGGTGTTGACGATGCCTTCAGGAATGCAGCTTCCCCGCATCTGCTGA
- a CDS encoding tetratricopeptide repeat protein encodes MKLTNCYRYMAVLYTASCGAASPLYGPLETGLQESQLLNSLKTCKSLEGPETDAYLSRTGLNGAYKTKKPIGGLFFSLHFEYGKDGGLKAVSFYSTTKAGKEEYDTRLKSLYKRMLNGLTGIYGPPMNLPDWIEKESLPAERVLYMHMWRLQPGCFLMAGLANMGASGYIPVFRISPPSGMPPKSRKDRNKLKSEWAAIPEFYEFIKAERFLANAVFAMSHKKYPDALQLFQKAADLGSPNGYWGLAHLYRLGPDGVEKNMRLADEYTRKSALSGFARAAMKFGKTWDQFCKSQDFTEAEAREWQNRNLRAARAGYASEQYNMGIICLYGFGVEKNLETAREWLEKAASQDHAQAKAALKALPDAGTGKDTPS; translated from the coding sequence ATGAAATTGACCAATTGCTATCGCTACATGGCTGTGCTTTATACAGCTTCCTGCGGCGCCGCCTCGCCTCTTTACGGCCCCCTGGAAACAGGTTTGCAGGAATCCCAGCTTCTGAATTCCCTGAAAACCTGCAAATCCCTGGAAGGGCCGGAAACAGACGCCTACCTGAGCCGTACAGGGCTGAACGGAGCCTACAAGACGAAAAAACCTATTGGAGGCCTTTTCTTCTCCCTGCATTTCGAGTACGGAAAGGATGGAGGTCTGAAAGCCGTTTCCTTTTACTCCACCACCAAAGCGGGTAAAGAGGAATACGATACGCGCCTGAAATCCCTGTACAAGCGCATGCTGAACGGCCTGACGGGAATTTACGGCCCCCCCATGAACCTGCCGGACTGGATTGAGAAGGAATCTCTGCCAGCAGAGCGCGTTTTGTACATGCACATGTGGCGCCTCCAGCCGGGCTGCTTTCTGATGGCCGGGCTGGCCAATATGGGCGCTTCCGGCTACATTCCCGTTTTCCGAATATCCCCGCCTTCCGGCATGCCTCCAAAATCCAGGAAAGATAGGAACAAACTTAAATCCGAATGGGCGGCTATTCCCGAATTTTACGAATTCATCAAAGCGGAACGCTTCCTGGCCAATGCGGTATTCGCCATGTCCCATAAAAAATACCCGGACGCGCTGCAGCTCTTCCAAAAAGCGGCGGATCTGGGCAGCCCCAACGGATACTGGGGACTGGCCCACCTGTACAGGCTGGGACCCGACGGAGTGGAAAAAAACATGCGCCTGGCGGATGAATACACCAGAAAATCCGCCCTGTCGGGATTTGCGAGGGCTGCCATGAAATTCGGAAAAACGTGGGACCAATTCTGCAAGAGCCAGGACTTCACGGAAGCGGAAGCCAGGGAATGGCAAAACAGGAATCTTCGCGCCGCCAGAGCCGGCTACGCCTCCGAGCAATACAACATGGGAATCATCTGCCTGTACGGATTCGGCGTGGAAAAAAACCTAGAAACTGCCCGGGAATGGCTGGAAAAGGCAGCCTCCCAGGACCATGCACAGGCCAAAGCGGCATTAAAAGCATTGCCCGATGCCGGGACAGGTAAAGACACTCCCTCCTGA
- a CDS encoding glycosyltransferase, with the protein MRIDVVTDTYEPDVNGVALTLGRLVGGLRMRGHLVHVMRASERNDSFDPGETAMPSLPLPMYHEVKIGLPSADRFRARWMKKRPDVVYVATESPMGASAVKAARTLEVPVVMGFHTNFHQYMKDYHFSRLETAAVNYLRKLHNRAGMTVVPTEEMRRTLEGMGFERLSVMGRGVDAVLFDPARRDASLRQSWGVWRDEVVFGVVGRLAREKNLVTALGLYTRLQREFPDCGMKMVVVGDGPMMNSLRSEFPDAVFCGMRRGEDLARHYAAMDVLLFASETETFGNVLLEGMASGLATVSYRYAASADVVLDGINGLQAEKGDEEGFYSAMRRLLEDGEMIRRLGKQARRTVNSRTWDSIHDRFEELLASVTREENGTGCARPPRDAVLECRTVFLSDLHLGTKDCKADECRKFLKHVRAGKIVLVGDIVDAWALSRGSRWRRRHTRFVRTLLKKMEQEDVEVLYLRGNHDDILEKFLPFHLGGLKIAREYVHQAADGRRYLCVHGDGFDAISTNHRWLAMLGSLGYDVLLMVNRFYNKYRAWRGREYHSVSRAIKGRVKSAVNFIGKYEEQLQRLAVKRQCDGIIAGHVHHPADTMVGKVRYLNCGDWVETMSAVLEYGDGRMETVLYKDFMKRLAYGKCGTMEDAETSPGTGDS; encoded by the coding sequence ATGAGAATTGATGTGGTAACGGATACGTATGAACCTGATGTAAATGGAGTGGCCCTGACGCTGGGGCGTCTGGTCGGCGGCCTCCGGATGCGCGGGCATCTGGTGCATGTGATGAGGGCTTCTGAACGGAACGACTCTTTCGACCCTGGGGAGACGGCTATGCCGTCCCTTCCCCTCCCCATGTACCATGAGGTGAAGATAGGGCTGCCTTCTGCAGACAGGTTCCGCGCCAGATGGATGAAAAAAAGGCCGGATGTGGTATACGTGGCTACGGAAAGCCCCATGGGAGCGTCTGCCGTGAAGGCCGCCCGTACGCTGGAGGTTCCCGTGGTGATGGGATTCCATACCAATTTCCACCAGTATATGAAGGATTACCATTTCTCCAGACTGGAAACGGCCGCCGTGAATTACCTGCGCAAACTCCACAACAGGGCAGGGATGACAGTGGTTCCCACGGAGGAAATGCGCCGTACGCTGGAGGGGATGGGGTTTGAACGCCTTTCCGTCATGGGGCGCGGAGTGGATGCCGTCCTGTTTGATCCCGCCAGGAGGGATGCTTCCCTGCGCCAGTCATGGGGCGTCTGGCGGGATGAAGTGGTATTTGGCGTCGTGGGGCGTCTGGCGCGGGAAAAGAACCTGGTGACGGCCCTGGGGCTGTACACGCGCTTGCAGAGGGAGTTTCCGGATTGCGGCATGAAAATGGTGGTGGTAGGGGACGGCCCCATGATGAACAGCCTGCGCAGTGAGTTTCCTGATGCCGTTTTTTGCGGAATGCGCCGTGGGGAAGACCTGGCGCGCCATTATGCCGCCATGGACGTTTTGCTGTTCGCCAGTGAGACGGAAACTTTCGGGAACGTTTTGCTGGAAGGCATGGCCAGCGGTTTGGCTACGGTCAGCTACCGGTATGCCGCTTCCGCGGATGTGGTGCTGGACGGCATCAACGGCCTTCAGGCGGAGAAAGGGGATGAAGAGGGGTTTTATTCCGCCATGCGCCGTCTGCTGGAAGACGGGGAGATGATTCGGAGGCTTGGGAAACAGGCCCGTAGGACGGTGAATTCCAGAACTTGGGATTCCATCCATGACAGGTTTGAAGAACTGCTGGCTTCCGTGACTCGGGAGGAAAACGGGACCGGCTGCGCCCGTCCCCCGCGGGATGCCGTGCTGGAATGCCGCACGGTTTTTTTGTCGGACCTTCATCTGGGAACGAAAGACTGCAAGGCGGACGAATGCCGGAAGTTTCTGAAACATGTCCGGGCTGGAAAAATTGTGCTGGTGGGGGATATTGTGGATGCTTGGGCTTTGTCCCGCGGCAGCCGCTGGCGGCGGAGGCATACGCGCTTTGTCCGCACCTTGTTGAAAAAGATGGAACAGGAGGATGTGGAAGTCCTGTACCTGCGCGGAAATCACGATGATATTCTGGAAAAATTCCTGCCTTTTCATCTGGGCGGTTTGAAAATTGCCAGGGAGTACGTGCACCAGGCTGCGGATGGAAGACGCTACCTGTGCGTGCATGGGGACGGTTTTGACGCCATTTCCACCAATCACCGGTGGCTGGCGATGCTCGGCTCTCTGGGTTATGACGTTTTGCTGATGGTCAACCGGTTTTACAACAAATACCGCGCCTGGCGGGGCAGGGAATATCATTCCGTTTCCCGCGCCATCAAGGGCCGCGTGAAATCCGCCGTCAATTTTATTGGAAAATATGAGGAACAGCTTCAACGCCTGGCGGTAAAGAGGCAGTGTGACGGCATCATCGCCGGGCATGTGCATCATCCGGCGGATACCATGGTGGGAAAGGTGAGGTATCTGAATTGCGGGGACTGGGTGGAAACCATGAGCGCAGTGCTGGAATACGGCGACGGCCGTATGGAAACGGTGCTTTACAAGGATTTTATGAAGCGCCTGGCATATGGCAAATGCGGAACCATGGAGGACGCGGAAACTTCTCCCGGCACGGGGGATTCATGA
- the dnaK gene encoding molecular chaperone DnaK — MAKILGIDLGTTNSCMAVMEGGQGTVLENSEGARTTPSIVAFTKSGERLVGQAAKRQAVTNPKNTVFSSKRLIGRKYSELTEEDKKVPYEIVEAPNGDAYIRVDVGGEKKTFSPQEIASMVLAKLKADAESKLGETITEAVITVPAYFNDAQRNATKAAGEIAGLKVRRIINEPTAAALAYGLDKKSNENIAVYDLGGGTFDISVLEIGDGVFEVKASDGDTHLGGDDWDNAIINWIIGEFKKDSGMDLSNQPDAIQRIKEEAEKAKIALSSTQSYDISLPFITADASGPKHIQLTLSRPKLEQLTEDLLDRTRKPVLDCIAASGLKTGDIDELVLVGGMTRMPAVQEMAHTLAGKEPHKGVNPDEVVALGAAIQGGVLQGDVNDVLLLDVTPLTLSIETMGGIATPMIERNTTIPVRKSQVFSTAADNQPAVDIRICQGERKMFEDNKLLGNFKLDGISPAPRGVPQIEVTFDIDANGILHVSAKDKGTGKEQKISIQGSSGLSKDEIERAKRDAEAHAEEDKKRAEEIDTINQADSLCFSVERQLKDMGDKLPADLKREIEDKVTRLKEAVSKKDVTAIKAGKEDLESRLEALYKAAEAAQQSAGAAGPMPGAPAEEEPSDGPRKAKGRVVDAEIVDDDK; from the coding sequence ATGGCTAAAATATTAGGAATCGACCTTGGCACGACCAACTCGTGCATGGCTGTGATGGAAGGCGGTCAGGGTACCGTACTTGAAAACAGCGAAGGTGCGCGCACCACTCCCTCCATTGTTGCTTTCACCAAAAGCGGTGAACGCCTCGTGGGGCAGGCCGCCAAACGTCAGGCGGTAACCAACCCGAAAAACACCGTGTTTTCCTCCAAGCGCCTCATCGGCCGTAAGTACAGTGAACTGACGGAAGAAGATAAAAAGGTGCCGTACGAAATTGTGGAAGCTCCCAACGGAGATGCCTACATCCGCGTGGATGTGGGCGGTGAAAAGAAGACCTTTTCCCCCCAGGAAATCGCTTCCATGGTGCTGGCCAAGCTGAAAGCCGATGCGGAATCCAAACTTGGCGAAACGATTACGGAGGCCGTGATTACCGTCCCCGCCTATTTCAATGACGCCCAGCGCAACGCGACCAAGGCCGCCGGTGAAATCGCAGGCCTTAAAGTGCGCCGCATTATCAATGAACCGACGGCGGCGGCCCTGGCCTACGGCTTGGACAAAAAGTCCAATGAAAACATTGCCGTATATGACCTCGGCGGCGGCACCTTTGATATTTCCGTGCTGGAAATCGGCGACGGAGTGTTTGAGGTGAAGGCTTCCGACGGCGACACCCACTTGGGCGGCGATGACTGGGACAACGCAATCATCAACTGGATTATAGGCGAGTTCAAGAAAGACTCCGGCATGGATCTTTCCAACCAGCCTGACGCCATTCAGCGCATCAAGGAAGAAGCGGAAAAGGCCAAGATCGCCCTTTCCTCCACCCAGAGCTATGACATCAGCCTGCCGTTCATCACGGCGGACGCTTCCGGTCCCAAGCATATCCAACTGACGCTGAGCCGCCCCAAGCTGGAACAGCTCACGGAAGACCTTCTGGACCGCACCCGCAAGCCTGTGCTGGACTGCATTGCTGCGTCCGGGTTGAAAACCGGGGACATTGACGAGCTGGTGCTGGTGGGCGGCATGACCCGCATGCCCGCCGTGCAGGAAATGGCCCATACGCTGGCCGGCAAGGAACCCCACAAGGGCGTGAACCCGGATGAAGTGGTGGCCCTGGGCGCCGCTATTCAGGGCGGCGTGCTTCAGGGGGACGTGAATGACGTGCTTCTGCTGGACGTGACTCCTCTGACCTTGTCCATTGAAACGATGGGCGGCATCGCCACTCCGATGATCGAACGCAACACGACCATTCCGGTGCGCAAGAGCCAGGTGTTCTCCACCGCCGCTGATAACCAGCCCGCCGTGGATATCCGCATTTGCCAGGGCGAACGCAAGATGTTTGAGGATAACAAGCTCCTCGGCAACTTCAAGCTGGACGGCATTTCCCCCGCTCCGCGCGGCGTGCCGCAGATTGAAGTGACCTTTGACATTGACGCCAACGGCATTCTGCATGTATCCGCTAAGGACAAGGGCACCGGCAAGGAGCAGAAAATTTCCATCCAGGGCTCCAGCGGCCTTTCCAAGGATGAAATTGAGCGTGCCAAGCGCGATGCGGAAGCCCACGCGGAAGAAGACAAGAAACGCGCTGAGGAAATTGACACCATTAACCAGGCTGACTCCCTCTGCTTCTCCGTGGAGCGCCAGCTTAAGGATATGGGGGACAAGCTGCCCGCAGACCTCAAGCGTGAAATAGAAGACAAGGTAACGCGTCTCAAGGAAGCCGTCTCCAAGAAGGACGTCACGGCGATCAAGGCTGGCAAGGAAGACCTGGAATCCCGTCTGGAAGCCCTGTACAAGGCGGCGGAAGCCGCCCAGCAGTCCGCCGGGGCAGCCGGCCCCATGCCGGGCGCCCCTGCCGAAGAAGAGCCTTCCGACGGTCCCCGCAAGGCGAAAGGCCGCGTGGTGGACGCTGAAATCGTGGACGACGATAAATAA
- the groES gene encoding co-chaperone GroES, with amino-acid sequence MANIKPLGQRVLVKRIEAETKTAGGLFLPDTAKEKPQEAEVISVGTGGRDEKGALIEFTVKPGDRVLISKYGGTEIKLDGEDYLILSENDILAIIG; translated from the coding sequence ATGGCAAACATCAAACCCCTAGGACAACGTGTGCTGGTCAAGCGCATTGAAGCTGAAACCAAGACGGCCGGCGGCCTGTTCCTGCCGGACACCGCCAAGGAAAAACCCCAGGAAGCCGAAGTGATCTCCGTAGGCACCGGCGGCCGCGATGAAAAAGGCGCCCTGATTGAATTTACCGTGAAGCCCGGAGACCGCGTGCTTATTTCCAAGTACGGCGGCACGGAAATCAAACTGGACGGGGAAGACTACCTTATCCTGTCTGAAAACGATATTCTGGCCATCATCGGCTAA
- the groL gene encoding chaperonin GroEL (60 kDa chaperone family; promotes refolding of misfolded polypeptides especially under stressful conditions; forms two stacked rings of heptamers to form a barrel-shaped 14mer; ends can be capped by GroES; misfolded proteins enter the barrel where they are refolded when GroES binds) produces the protein MMAKQIQFDETARQALLRGVEQIAKAVKSTLGPAGRNVVIDKKFGSPLITKDGVTVAKEIELEDPFENMGAQLVREVSSKTNDVAGDGTTTATVLAESIYREGLRNVTAGANPISLQRGIMKAADSVVEELKKISKPVDSSKEVAQVATVSANWDAEIGNIIAEAMDKVGKDGTITVEEAKGIETTLDVVEGMQFDKGYLSPYFVTNAETMEAVLENPYILIHEKKINNLKDFLPLLEKVAKSGRPFLVIAEDIEGEALATLVVNRLRGVLNICAVKAPGFGDRRKAMMEDIAILTGGKCITEDLGIKLENVGIEDLGQAKRVVVSKDETVIVEGSAKSSDIEARISQIRRQIKDTTSDYDREKLQERLAKLAGGVAVIHVGAATETEMKEKKARVDDALHATRAAVEEGIVPGGGVALIRAQKAIDTLKLEGDEATGAQIVYRAVEAPLRQLACNAGREGALIVANVKGMKNTAEGYNVATDKYEDLLSAGVVDPTKVTRSALQNAASIAGLLLTTECVIADKPEKKSCSCGSGASDMGGMGGMGGMGMM, from the coding sequence ATTATGGCTAAACAAATCCAATTTGACGAAACCGCCCGCCAGGCTCTGCTCCGCGGCGTGGAACAGATTGCCAAGGCTGTCAAGAGCACGCTGGGCCCTGCCGGCCGCAACGTAGTGATTGACAAAAAATTCGGTTCCCCCCTCATCACCAAGGACGGCGTAACCGTGGCCAAGGAAATTGAACTGGAAGACCCGTTTGAAAACATGGGCGCCCAGCTTGTCCGGGAAGTATCTTCCAAAACCAATGACGTGGCCGGCGACGGCACCACTACCGCTACCGTGCTGGCTGAAAGCATTTACCGCGAAGGCCTGCGCAACGTTACTGCCGGGGCCAACCCCATCTCCCTCCAGAGGGGCATCATGAAGGCTGCGGATTCCGTTGTGGAAGAACTCAAGAAGATCAGCAAGCCTGTCGACTCCAGCAAGGAAGTGGCCCAGGTCGCTACCGTCTCCGCCAACTGGGACGCTGAAATCGGCAACATCATCGCGGAAGCCATGGACAAGGTGGGCAAGGACGGCACCATCACCGTGGAAGAAGCCAAGGGCATTGAAACTACGCTGGACGTGGTGGAAGGCATGCAGTTTGACAAGGGATACCTGTCCCCCTACTTCGTGACGAACGCGGAAACGATGGAAGCGGTGCTGGAAAACCCCTACATCCTCATCCACGAAAAGAAAATCAACAACCTGAAGGACTTTCTTCCGCTGCTTGAAAAAGTGGCCAAGAGCGGCCGTCCCTTCCTGGTAATCGCGGAAGACATTGAAGGCGAAGCCCTCGCCACCCTGGTAGTCAACCGTCTGCGCGGCGTGCTGAACATCTGCGCGGTCAAGGCTCCCGGCTTCGGCGACCGCCGCAAGGCCATGATGGAAGACATCGCCATCCTTACCGGCGGCAAGTGCATCACGGAAGACCTGGGCATCAAGCTGGAAAACGTGGGCATCGAAGACCTCGGCCAGGCCAAGCGCGTGGTTGTTTCCAAGGATGAAACCGTTATCGTGGAAGGTTCCGCCAAATCTTCCGATATTGAAGCCCGCATTTCCCAGATTCGCCGCCAGATCAAGGACACCACGTCCGACTACGACCGCGAAAAACTCCAGGAACGCCTGGCCAAGCTGGCCGGCGGTGTGGCCGTCATCCATGTGGGTGCCGCTACGGAAACGGAAATGAAGGAAAAGAAGGCCCGTGTGGACGACGCCCTGCACGCTACCCGCGCTGCGGTGGAAGAAGGCATCGTTCCCGGCGGCGGCGTGGCGCTGATTCGCGCCCAGAAAGCCATTGACACCCTCAAACTGGAAGGTGATGAAGCAACCGGCGCCCAGATCGTTTATCGCGCTGTGGAAGCCCCGCTCCGCCAGCTGGCCTGCAATGCCGGCCGCGAAGGAGCCCTCATCGTCGCCAACGTGAAAGGCATGAAGAATACTGCCGAAGGTTACAACGTGGCCACGGACAAGTATGAAGACCTGCTTTCCGCCGGCGTGGTGGATCCGACCAAGGTGACCCGTTCCGCTCTGCAGAATGCGGCCTCCATCGCCGGCCTGCTGCTTACCACGGAATGCGTCATTGCCGACAAGCCCGAGAAGAAGAGCTGCAGCTGCGGCTCCGGAGCTTCCGACATGGGCGGCATGGGAGGAATGGGCGGCATGGGCATGATGTAA
- a CDS encoding PepSY-like domain-containing protein, with protein sequence MKKLHKNILFAAAVLAMPSALADIPESSVPAAAVSSIKGAYPNAGPIEWDSEMHGMERIYEAEFRINGFQFDVKIAPDGKIVRIKEEIAASSLPEAVRASVLKRYPGCRIKEAEKITEGELVRYKVEVADSRDDYDVLIAPDGNILHVDR encoded by the coding sequence ATGAAAAAGCTGCATAAGAACATATTGTTTGCGGCGGCGGTACTGGCCATGCCTTCTGCTCTGGCCGATATCCCGGAGTCTTCCGTTCCGGCTGCCGCCGTTTCCAGTATCAAGGGTGCTTATCCGAACGCCGGTCCCATTGAATGGGACTCTGAAATGCATGGCATGGAAAGGATCTACGAAGCCGAATTTAGAATTAACGGATTCCAGTTTGACGTGAAGATTGCTCCTGATGGGAAAATTGTGAGGATTAAGGAAGAAATAGCTGCTTCCTCTCTTCCGGAAGCCGTCCGTGCGTCCGTTTTGAAGCGTTATCCGGGATGCCGGATTAAGGAAGCGGAAAAAATTACTGAAGGAGAACTTGTCCGTTACAAGGTGGAAGTTGCGGACAGCCGTGACGATTATGATGTGCTGATTGCCCCTGACGGAAATATCCTTCATGTGGACCGTTAG